The following coding sequences lie in one Arachis ipaensis cultivar K30076 chromosome B05, Araip1.1, whole genome shotgun sequence genomic window:
- the LOC107643306 gene encoding uncharacterized protein LOC107643306 isoform X3 — translation MGVDARFAFLLQNLRLQDPWVPPSTWESIPSESGLRPSFPSSSVSDQTLSALSESSLVRLATNALQGVKSSVLSIQQLSALFCSDPADRTFHHISSLWNRASSTRSLGNLLTSIGSTSSLVILIREFVGYFTIMNLQDSFQSQNDQESPPYSLVNQAFAVAVGKVLEGYLCGLDTVHASIALRHSSKDVDVDVDFPASGCLKSVVHSEITLLEFYLHTKELRTWVEALASICNLQKWVLRFSEISLEEVITEATAEFRHYYRGGDLLTFLYAQLQVADTAHCTLLKFLFLQSCEPYCGFIRSWIFKAEIHDPYKEFIVENMECLPPKSHLKSGNSMDVPSTHIRVRDDVSIPEFLKDFLVPLVRAGQQLQVLLKLVELCVHVTSVEHSSEDFLPCWSGFASSITSYSSPLTFSRDVIDVMVIARENYFERMNEKIDSLLSSLEIRYQRVATHASVSVDNVGGDLDKLEQVMEEDESIVRSTADKRSSNMDADSMDSDSSRRLHELSLLDDMYSSSESLSLNGSEEQLDSDQHHDWPCLIVGGQNQLSALSFLKGTTLNSSIQDCCHHEKPGSDSHGICDKTDASDHLLKSSHEGVISNNMSNPLNSGNSKCPCAFSIQYRYSMTDSYSEMGNLLNNSVDDDESIVRKITEKQPGSLGYSISCHDVFSIKDNFIWTTTSEAQPDNNSFTSNLYTLQLQKVGHKYNIPNLLSMNPMLTRNELLHWMDGSGERFKANHERPFPYVNFSTVEDPCKVYMDKLFIGSRATSASSIPLNGSAANYGNKNTKYGEMGIGTEDGLADIPKQNFGASLDLMDHKQDAVVSGGSTWERLLHSFSDTKNCGAKHSHSFSPAFEIPLDIILDKCLLQEIMLQYKYVSRLTINVLEEVFELQEHLLALRRYHFMELADWADLFILSLWHHKWSVTEANERLSEIQGLLELAIQKSSCEQDPNKDRLFVYMKGHGKLPLSNSAIGVRSFDFLGLGYRVDWPLSIVLTPAASKLYADIFNFLIQVKLAIFSLTDVWRSLKDLVHTTEKDLNSELHHDETQHLNILTMMRHQINHFVSTLQQYVESQLSRVSWCKLLHSLQHKVKDMMDLESVHMEYLADSLCICFLSDDTRAVGGIIESILQCALDFRSCLTVGVWRTGSSWENLSGKLSKINIPQVLSIKQKFDRSLKELHNWYIKEPKHGKFGRHFWESLDYNKYYSHVINEMGQYGI, via the exons ATGGGTGTGGATGCGAGATTTGCATTTTTGTTGCAGAATTTGAGGCTGCAAGATCCATGGGTTCCACCAAGCACATGGGAATCCATACCCTCTGAAAGTGGACTCCGCCCCTCGTTTCCTTCTTCCTCCGTCTCAGATCAAACCCTCTCCGCTCTCTCT GAATCAAGTCTTGTGAGGCTGGCGACAAATGCTTTGCAAGGTGTAAAATCATCTGTTCTCAGCATCCAACAACTCTCTGCCTTATTTTGTTCTGATCCAGCTGACAGGACCTTCCACCACATTTCCAGTCTTTGGAATCGGGCTTCCAGCACTCGATCTTTGGGAAACTTGCTTACATCTATAGGGTCCACCAGCTCTCTAGTTATTCTTATCCGTGAATTTGTAGGTTATTTTACAATTATGAATCTACAGGACAGTTTTCAAAGTCAAAATGATCAAGAGTCCCCTCCTTATAGTCTTGTTAATCAAGCCTTTGCAGTTGCTGTGGGAAAGGTCTTGGAAGGGTACCTTTGTGGATTGGACACGGTTCATGCATCTATAGCTTTAAGACATtcatcaaaggatgttgatgttgatgttgatttcCCTGCATCCGGATGTTTGAAGAGTGTAGTGCATTCTGAAATTACGCTGCTTGAGTTTTACTTGCATACTAAAGAATTAAGAACTTGGGTTGAAGCCCTTGCAAGCATATGCAACTTACAAAAGTGGGTCCTTCGCTTTTCGGAAATTTCTCTGGAGGAGGTGATTACTGAAGCTACGGCTGAGTTTCGTCACTACTACAGAGGAGGAGATCTATTGACATTTTTGTATGCACAGTTACAG GTTGCTGATACTGCTCATTGTACACTTCTCAAGTTTCTCTTTCTTCAATCATGTGAACCATATTGTGGGTTCATAAGATCGTGGATTTTCAAAGCAGAAATACATGACCCATATAAGGAGTTTATTGTAGAAAACATGGagtgtttacctcctaagtcTCATCTTAAATCTGGCAATTCTATGGACGTTCCATCGACACATATCAGA GTGAGAGATGATGTTTCCATTCCTGAATTTCTTAAAGACTTCCTGGTTCCACTTGTTAGAGCCGGTCAGCAGCTGCAAGTATTGTTAAAATTGGTTGAACTTTGTGTACATGTTACTTCTGTAGAACATAGTTCTGAAGACTTTCTTCCTTGCTGGAGTGGCTTTGCTAGTAGTATTACATCTTATTCTTCTCCGTTGACTTTCAGCAGAGATGTTATAGATGTTATGGTGATCGCAAGGGAAAACTATTTTGAAAGGATGAATGAAAAAATTGATAGCCTACTCAGCAGCTTAGAAATCAGATACCAACGG GTAGCTACACATGCTTCAGTATCTGTTGATAATGTTGGAGGAGATCTTGACAAACTAGAACAGGTCATGGAAGAAGATGAATCTATTGTCCGTTCAACAGCAGATAAAAGAAGTTCAAACAT GGATGCTGATAGTATGGACTCTGATTCCTCAAGAAGACTTCACGAATTATCTTTGTTGGATGATATGTACAGTTCATCTGAGAGTTTGTCCTTAAATGGCTCTGAAGAGCAATTGGATTCTGATCAGCATCATGACTGGCCTTGTCTCATAGTTGGGGGACAAAATCAGTTATCTGCTTTAAGTTTCTTGAAGGGTACTACCTTGAATAGTTCAATACAGGATTGTTGTCATCATGAGAAGCCAGGGAGTGATTCACATGGAATTTGTGATAAAACAGATGCCAGTGATCATTTGCTAAAGTCTTCCCATGAGGGAGTgatatcaaataacatgtctaaTCCTCTAAATTCAGGGAATTCAAAGTGCCCTTGTGCATTCAGTATTCAGTATAGATACAGTATGACTGACAGTTATTCAGAAATGGGGAACTTATTGAATAACTCAGTTGATGATGATGAATCAATTGTGCGAAAGATAACTGAAAAGCAACCAGGATCCCTGGGATACTCCATATCATGCCATGATGTTTTTTCCATTAAGGATAATTTTATTTGGACAACCACAAGTGAGGCTCAACCTGATAATAATTCATTTACTTCAAATTTGTATACTTTACAACTGCAAAAAGTTGGTCATAAATATAATATTCCTAATCTCCTTAGTATGAATCCAATGTTAACAAGAAATGAGTTGCTTCACTGGATGGATGGGAGTGGAGAAAGATTCAAAGCCAACCATGAACGTCCTTTCCCCTACGTAAACTTTTCGACAGTGGAGGACCCATGTAAGGTTTATATGGACAAGTTATTCATTGGTTCTAGAGCTACAAGTGCATCTTCAATTCCATTGAATGGTAGTGCAGCCAATTACGGTAACAAGAATACTAAATATGGTGAAATGGGAATTGGTACAGAAGATGGGCTGGCTGATATCCCCAAACAAAATTTTGGTGCTTCATTGGACTTGATGGACCATAAGCAAGATGCAGTTGTATCTGGAGGGAGCACTTGGGAAAGATTGCTACATAGTTTTAGTGATACTAAGAATTGTGGTGCTAAGCACAGTCACAGTTTTTCACCAGCCTTTGAGATACCACTTGATATTATACTTGACAAATGCTTACTGCAGGAAATCATGCTTCA ATACAAGTATGTTAGCAGACTAACCATCAACGTGCTTGAGGAAGTATTTGAGTTGCAAGAGCATCTTTTGGCACTGCGGCGATATCATTTCATGGAGTTAGCAGACTGGGCAGATTTGTTCATCTTGTCTCTTTGGCATCAT aagtGGTCTGTTACAGAAGCAAATGAGAGACTCTCAGAAATTCAAGGTCTACTTGAGTTGGCCATTCAGAAGTCTTCTTGTGAACAAGACCCTAATAAAGATAGGTTGTTTGTGTACATGAAAGGACATGGAAAATTACCTCTTTCCAATTCTGCTATAG GGGTACGCTCTTTCGATTTCTTAGGACTAGGTTACCGCGTGGATTGGCCGCTCAGTATTGTTTTGACACCTGCTGCATCTAAACTATATGCTGATATATTCAACTTTTTGATACAAGTGAAGCTTGCCATTTTCTCATTGACTGATGTATGGCGCTCATTAAAG GATTTGGTGCATACAACTGAGAAGGATCTGAATTCTGAACTACACCATGATGAGACACAACATCTTAATATATTGACAATGATGAG GCATCAGATCAACCATTTTGTATCTACTTTGCAGCAGTATGTAGAATCACAATTATCTCGTGTGTCATGGTGCAAGTTGCTTCATTCCCTTCAGCATAAG GTGAAAGATATGATGGATCTTGAGTCAGTGCATATGGAATATCTTGCTGATTCATTATGCAT ATGTTTCCTCTCTGATGATACAAGGGCAGTAGGCGGCATTATTGAAAGCATTTTGCAATGTGCTCTTGATTTCCGATCTTGTCTTACAGTTGGTGTTTGGAGGACTGGAAGCAGTTGGGAAAATTTATCGGGCAAACTTTCCAAAATCAATATACCTCAG
- the LOC107643306 gene encoding uncharacterized protein LOC107643306 isoform X1, translated as MGVDARFAFLLQNLRLQDPWVPPSTWESIPSESGLRPSFPSSSVSDQTLSALSESSLVRLATNALQGVKSSVLSIQQLSALFCSDPADRTFHHISSLWNRASSTRSLGNLLTSIGSTSSLVILIREFVGYFTIMNLQDSFQSQNDQESPPYSLVNQAFAVAVGKVLEGYLCGLDTVHASIALRHSSKDVDVDVDFPASGCLKSVVHSEITLLEFYLHTKELRTWVEALASICNLQKWVLRFSEISLEEVITEATAEFRHYYRGGDLLTFLYAQLQVADTAHCTLLKFLFLQSCEPYCGFIRSWIFKAEIHDPYKEFIVENMECLPPKSHLKSGNSMDVPSTHIRVRDDVSIPEFLKDFLVPLVRAGQQLQVLLKLVELCVHVTSVEHSSEDFLPCWSGFASSITSYSSPLTFSRDVIDVMVIARENYFERMNEKIDSLLSSLEIRYQRVATHASVSVDNVGGDLDKLEQVMEEDESIVRSTADKRSSNMDADSMDSDSSRRLHELSLLDDMYSSSESLSLNGSEEQLDSDQHHDWPCLIVGGQNQLSALSFLKGTTLNSSIQDCCHHEKPGSDSHGICDKTDASDHLLKSSHEGVISNNMSNPLNSGNSKCPCAFSIQYRYSMTDSYSEMGNLLNNSVDDDESIVRKITEKQPGSLGYSISCHDVFSIKDNFIWTTTSEAQPDNNSFTSNLYTLQLQKVGHKYNIPNLLSMNPMLTRNELLHWMDGSGERFKANHERPFPYVNFSTVEDPCKVYMDKLFIGSRATSASSIPLNGSAANYGNKNTKYGEMGIGTEDGLADIPKQNFGASLDLMDHKQDAVVSGGSTWERLLHSFSDTKNCGAKHSHSFSPAFEIPLDIILDKCLLQEIMLQYKYVSRLTINVLEEVFELQEHLLALRRYHFMELADWADLFILSLWHHKWSVTEANERLSEIQGLLELAIQKSSCEQDPNKDRLFVYMKGHGKLPLSNSAIGVRSFDFLGLGYRVDWPLSIVLTPAASKLYADIFNFLIQVKLAIFSLTDVWRSLKDLVHTTEKDLNSELHHDETQHLNILTMMRHQINHFVSTLQQYVESQLSRVSWCKLLHSLQHKVKDMMDLESVHMEYLADSLCICFLSDDTRAVGGIIESILQCALDFRSCLTVGVWRTGSSWENLSGKLSKINIPQKMVLSIKQKFDRSLKELHNWYIKEPKHGKFGRHFWESLDYNKYYSHVINEMGQYGI; from the exons ATGGGTGTGGATGCGAGATTTGCATTTTTGTTGCAGAATTTGAGGCTGCAAGATCCATGGGTTCCACCAAGCACATGGGAATCCATACCCTCTGAAAGTGGACTCCGCCCCTCGTTTCCTTCTTCCTCCGTCTCAGATCAAACCCTCTCCGCTCTCTCT GAATCAAGTCTTGTGAGGCTGGCGACAAATGCTTTGCAAGGTGTAAAATCATCTGTTCTCAGCATCCAACAACTCTCTGCCTTATTTTGTTCTGATCCAGCTGACAGGACCTTCCACCACATTTCCAGTCTTTGGAATCGGGCTTCCAGCACTCGATCTTTGGGAAACTTGCTTACATCTATAGGGTCCACCAGCTCTCTAGTTATTCTTATCCGTGAATTTGTAGGTTATTTTACAATTATGAATCTACAGGACAGTTTTCAAAGTCAAAATGATCAAGAGTCCCCTCCTTATAGTCTTGTTAATCAAGCCTTTGCAGTTGCTGTGGGAAAGGTCTTGGAAGGGTACCTTTGTGGATTGGACACGGTTCATGCATCTATAGCTTTAAGACATtcatcaaaggatgttgatgttgatgttgatttcCCTGCATCCGGATGTTTGAAGAGTGTAGTGCATTCTGAAATTACGCTGCTTGAGTTTTACTTGCATACTAAAGAATTAAGAACTTGGGTTGAAGCCCTTGCAAGCATATGCAACTTACAAAAGTGGGTCCTTCGCTTTTCGGAAATTTCTCTGGAGGAGGTGATTACTGAAGCTACGGCTGAGTTTCGTCACTACTACAGAGGAGGAGATCTATTGACATTTTTGTATGCACAGTTACAG GTTGCTGATACTGCTCATTGTACACTTCTCAAGTTTCTCTTTCTTCAATCATGTGAACCATATTGTGGGTTCATAAGATCGTGGATTTTCAAAGCAGAAATACATGACCCATATAAGGAGTTTATTGTAGAAAACATGGagtgtttacctcctaagtcTCATCTTAAATCTGGCAATTCTATGGACGTTCCATCGACACATATCAGA GTGAGAGATGATGTTTCCATTCCTGAATTTCTTAAAGACTTCCTGGTTCCACTTGTTAGAGCCGGTCAGCAGCTGCAAGTATTGTTAAAATTGGTTGAACTTTGTGTACATGTTACTTCTGTAGAACATAGTTCTGAAGACTTTCTTCCTTGCTGGAGTGGCTTTGCTAGTAGTATTACATCTTATTCTTCTCCGTTGACTTTCAGCAGAGATGTTATAGATGTTATGGTGATCGCAAGGGAAAACTATTTTGAAAGGATGAATGAAAAAATTGATAGCCTACTCAGCAGCTTAGAAATCAGATACCAACGG GTAGCTACACATGCTTCAGTATCTGTTGATAATGTTGGAGGAGATCTTGACAAACTAGAACAGGTCATGGAAGAAGATGAATCTATTGTCCGTTCAACAGCAGATAAAAGAAGTTCAAACAT GGATGCTGATAGTATGGACTCTGATTCCTCAAGAAGACTTCACGAATTATCTTTGTTGGATGATATGTACAGTTCATCTGAGAGTTTGTCCTTAAATGGCTCTGAAGAGCAATTGGATTCTGATCAGCATCATGACTGGCCTTGTCTCATAGTTGGGGGACAAAATCAGTTATCTGCTTTAAGTTTCTTGAAGGGTACTACCTTGAATAGTTCAATACAGGATTGTTGTCATCATGAGAAGCCAGGGAGTGATTCACATGGAATTTGTGATAAAACAGATGCCAGTGATCATTTGCTAAAGTCTTCCCATGAGGGAGTgatatcaaataacatgtctaaTCCTCTAAATTCAGGGAATTCAAAGTGCCCTTGTGCATTCAGTATTCAGTATAGATACAGTATGACTGACAGTTATTCAGAAATGGGGAACTTATTGAATAACTCAGTTGATGATGATGAATCAATTGTGCGAAAGATAACTGAAAAGCAACCAGGATCCCTGGGATACTCCATATCATGCCATGATGTTTTTTCCATTAAGGATAATTTTATTTGGACAACCACAAGTGAGGCTCAACCTGATAATAATTCATTTACTTCAAATTTGTATACTTTACAACTGCAAAAAGTTGGTCATAAATATAATATTCCTAATCTCCTTAGTATGAATCCAATGTTAACAAGAAATGAGTTGCTTCACTGGATGGATGGGAGTGGAGAAAGATTCAAAGCCAACCATGAACGTCCTTTCCCCTACGTAAACTTTTCGACAGTGGAGGACCCATGTAAGGTTTATATGGACAAGTTATTCATTGGTTCTAGAGCTACAAGTGCATCTTCAATTCCATTGAATGGTAGTGCAGCCAATTACGGTAACAAGAATACTAAATATGGTGAAATGGGAATTGGTACAGAAGATGGGCTGGCTGATATCCCCAAACAAAATTTTGGTGCTTCATTGGACTTGATGGACCATAAGCAAGATGCAGTTGTATCTGGAGGGAGCACTTGGGAAAGATTGCTACATAGTTTTAGTGATACTAAGAATTGTGGTGCTAAGCACAGTCACAGTTTTTCACCAGCCTTTGAGATACCACTTGATATTATACTTGACAAATGCTTACTGCAGGAAATCATGCTTCA ATACAAGTATGTTAGCAGACTAACCATCAACGTGCTTGAGGAAGTATTTGAGTTGCAAGAGCATCTTTTGGCACTGCGGCGATATCATTTCATGGAGTTAGCAGACTGGGCAGATTTGTTCATCTTGTCTCTTTGGCATCAT aagtGGTCTGTTACAGAAGCAAATGAGAGACTCTCAGAAATTCAAGGTCTACTTGAGTTGGCCATTCAGAAGTCTTCTTGTGAACAAGACCCTAATAAAGATAGGTTGTTTGTGTACATGAAAGGACATGGAAAATTACCTCTTTCCAATTCTGCTATAG GGGTACGCTCTTTCGATTTCTTAGGACTAGGTTACCGCGTGGATTGGCCGCTCAGTATTGTTTTGACACCTGCTGCATCTAAACTATATGCTGATATATTCAACTTTTTGATACAAGTGAAGCTTGCCATTTTCTCATTGACTGATGTATGGCGCTCATTAAAG GATTTGGTGCATACAACTGAGAAGGATCTGAATTCTGAACTACACCATGATGAGACACAACATCTTAATATATTGACAATGATGAG GCATCAGATCAACCATTTTGTATCTACTTTGCAGCAGTATGTAGAATCACAATTATCTCGTGTGTCATGGTGCAAGTTGCTTCATTCCCTTCAGCATAAG GTGAAAGATATGATGGATCTTGAGTCAGTGCATATGGAATATCTTGCTGATTCATTATGCAT ATGTTTCCTCTCTGATGATACAAGGGCAGTAGGCGGCATTATTGAAAGCATTTTGCAATGTGCTCTTGATTTCCGATCTTGTCTTACAGTTGGTGTTTGGAGGACTGGAAGCAGTTGGGAAAATTTATCGGGCAAACTTTCCAAAATCAATATACCTCAG AAAATG
- the LOC107643306 gene encoding uncharacterized protein LOC107643306 isoform X2 yields the protein MGVDARFAFLLQNLRLQDPWVPPSTWESIPSESGLRPSFPSSSVSDQTLSALSESSLVRLATNALQGVKSSVLSIQQLSALFCSDPADRTFHHISSLWNRASSTRSLGNLLTSIGSTSSLVILIREFVGYFTIMNLQDSFQSQNDQESPPYSLVNQAFAVAVGKVLEGYLCGLDTVHASIALRHSSKDVDVDVDFPASGCLKSVVHSEITLLEFYLHTKELRTWVEALASICNLQKWVLRFSEISLEEVITEATAEFRHYYRGGDLLTFLYAQLQVADTAHCTLLKFLFLQSCEPYCGFIRSWIFKAEIHDPYKEFIVENMECLPPKSHLKSGNSMDVPSTHIRVRDDVSIPEFLKDFLVPLVRAGQQLQVLLKLVELCVHVTSVEHSSEDFLPCWSGFASSITSYSSPLTFSRDVIDVMVIARENYFERMNEKIDSLLSSLEIRYQRVATHASVSVDNVGGDLDKLEQVMEEDESIVRSTADKRSSNMDADSMDSDSSRRLHELSLLDDMYSSSESLSLNGSEEQLDSDQHHDWPCLIVGGQNQLSALSFLKGTTLNSSIQDCCHHEKPGSDSHGICDKTDASDHLLKSSHEGVISNNMSNPLNSGNSKCPCAFSIQYRYSMTDSYSEMGNLLNNSVDDDESIVRKITEKQPGSLGYSISCHDVFSIKDNFIWTTTSEAQPDNNSFTSNLYTLQLQKVGHKYNIPNLLSMNPMLTRNELLHWMDGSGERFKANHERPFPYVNFSTVEDPCKVYMDKLFIGSRATSASSIPLNGSAANYGNKNTKYGEMGIGTEDGLADIPKQNFGASLDLMDHKQDAVVSGGSTWERLLHSFSDTKNCGAKHSHSFSPAFEIPLDIILDKCLLQEIMLQYKYVSRLTINVLEEVFELQEHLLALRRYHFMELADWADLFILSLWHHWSVTEANERLSEIQGLLELAIQKSSCEQDPNKDRLFVYMKGHGKLPLSNSAIGVRSFDFLGLGYRVDWPLSIVLTPAASKLYADIFNFLIQVKLAIFSLTDVWRSLKDLVHTTEKDLNSELHHDETQHLNILTMMRHQINHFVSTLQQYVESQLSRVSWCKLLHSLQHKVKDMMDLESVHMEYLADSLCICFLSDDTRAVGGIIESILQCALDFRSCLTVGVWRTGSSWENLSGKLSKINIPQKMVLSIKQKFDRSLKELHNWYIKEPKHGKFGRHFWESLDYNKYYSHVINEMGQYGI from the exons ATGGGTGTGGATGCGAGATTTGCATTTTTGTTGCAGAATTTGAGGCTGCAAGATCCATGGGTTCCACCAAGCACATGGGAATCCATACCCTCTGAAAGTGGACTCCGCCCCTCGTTTCCTTCTTCCTCCGTCTCAGATCAAACCCTCTCCGCTCTCTCT GAATCAAGTCTTGTGAGGCTGGCGACAAATGCTTTGCAAGGTGTAAAATCATCTGTTCTCAGCATCCAACAACTCTCTGCCTTATTTTGTTCTGATCCAGCTGACAGGACCTTCCACCACATTTCCAGTCTTTGGAATCGGGCTTCCAGCACTCGATCTTTGGGAAACTTGCTTACATCTATAGGGTCCACCAGCTCTCTAGTTATTCTTATCCGTGAATTTGTAGGTTATTTTACAATTATGAATCTACAGGACAGTTTTCAAAGTCAAAATGATCAAGAGTCCCCTCCTTATAGTCTTGTTAATCAAGCCTTTGCAGTTGCTGTGGGAAAGGTCTTGGAAGGGTACCTTTGTGGATTGGACACGGTTCATGCATCTATAGCTTTAAGACATtcatcaaaggatgttgatgttgatgttgatttcCCTGCATCCGGATGTTTGAAGAGTGTAGTGCATTCTGAAATTACGCTGCTTGAGTTTTACTTGCATACTAAAGAATTAAGAACTTGGGTTGAAGCCCTTGCAAGCATATGCAACTTACAAAAGTGGGTCCTTCGCTTTTCGGAAATTTCTCTGGAGGAGGTGATTACTGAAGCTACGGCTGAGTTTCGTCACTACTACAGAGGAGGAGATCTATTGACATTTTTGTATGCACAGTTACAG GTTGCTGATACTGCTCATTGTACACTTCTCAAGTTTCTCTTTCTTCAATCATGTGAACCATATTGTGGGTTCATAAGATCGTGGATTTTCAAAGCAGAAATACATGACCCATATAAGGAGTTTATTGTAGAAAACATGGagtgtttacctcctaagtcTCATCTTAAATCTGGCAATTCTATGGACGTTCCATCGACACATATCAGA GTGAGAGATGATGTTTCCATTCCTGAATTTCTTAAAGACTTCCTGGTTCCACTTGTTAGAGCCGGTCAGCAGCTGCAAGTATTGTTAAAATTGGTTGAACTTTGTGTACATGTTACTTCTGTAGAACATAGTTCTGAAGACTTTCTTCCTTGCTGGAGTGGCTTTGCTAGTAGTATTACATCTTATTCTTCTCCGTTGACTTTCAGCAGAGATGTTATAGATGTTATGGTGATCGCAAGGGAAAACTATTTTGAAAGGATGAATGAAAAAATTGATAGCCTACTCAGCAGCTTAGAAATCAGATACCAACGG GTAGCTACACATGCTTCAGTATCTGTTGATAATGTTGGAGGAGATCTTGACAAACTAGAACAGGTCATGGAAGAAGATGAATCTATTGTCCGTTCAACAGCAGATAAAAGAAGTTCAAACAT GGATGCTGATAGTATGGACTCTGATTCCTCAAGAAGACTTCACGAATTATCTTTGTTGGATGATATGTACAGTTCATCTGAGAGTTTGTCCTTAAATGGCTCTGAAGAGCAATTGGATTCTGATCAGCATCATGACTGGCCTTGTCTCATAGTTGGGGGACAAAATCAGTTATCTGCTTTAAGTTTCTTGAAGGGTACTACCTTGAATAGTTCAATACAGGATTGTTGTCATCATGAGAAGCCAGGGAGTGATTCACATGGAATTTGTGATAAAACAGATGCCAGTGATCATTTGCTAAAGTCTTCCCATGAGGGAGTgatatcaaataacatgtctaaTCCTCTAAATTCAGGGAATTCAAAGTGCCCTTGTGCATTCAGTATTCAGTATAGATACAGTATGACTGACAGTTATTCAGAAATGGGGAACTTATTGAATAACTCAGTTGATGATGATGAATCAATTGTGCGAAAGATAACTGAAAAGCAACCAGGATCCCTGGGATACTCCATATCATGCCATGATGTTTTTTCCATTAAGGATAATTTTATTTGGACAACCACAAGTGAGGCTCAACCTGATAATAATTCATTTACTTCAAATTTGTATACTTTACAACTGCAAAAAGTTGGTCATAAATATAATATTCCTAATCTCCTTAGTATGAATCCAATGTTAACAAGAAATGAGTTGCTTCACTGGATGGATGGGAGTGGAGAAAGATTCAAAGCCAACCATGAACGTCCTTTCCCCTACGTAAACTTTTCGACAGTGGAGGACCCATGTAAGGTTTATATGGACAAGTTATTCATTGGTTCTAGAGCTACAAGTGCATCTTCAATTCCATTGAATGGTAGTGCAGCCAATTACGGTAACAAGAATACTAAATATGGTGAAATGGGAATTGGTACAGAAGATGGGCTGGCTGATATCCCCAAACAAAATTTTGGTGCTTCATTGGACTTGATGGACCATAAGCAAGATGCAGTTGTATCTGGAGGGAGCACTTGGGAAAGATTGCTACATAGTTTTAGTGATACTAAGAATTGTGGTGCTAAGCACAGTCACAGTTTTTCACCAGCCTTTGAGATACCACTTGATATTATACTTGACAAATGCTTACTGCAGGAAATCATGCTTCA ATACAAGTATGTTAGCAGACTAACCATCAACGTGCTTGAGGAAGTATTTGAGTTGCAAGAGCATCTTTTGGCACTGCGGCGATATCATTTCATGGAGTTAGCAGACTGGGCAGATTTGTTCATCTTGTCTCTTTGGCATCAT tGGTCTGTTACAGAAGCAAATGAGAGACTCTCAGAAATTCAAGGTCTACTTGAGTTGGCCATTCAGAAGTCTTCTTGTGAACAAGACCCTAATAAAGATAGGTTGTTTGTGTACATGAAAGGACATGGAAAATTACCTCTTTCCAATTCTGCTATAG GGGTACGCTCTTTCGATTTCTTAGGACTAGGTTACCGCGTGGATTGGCCGCTCAGTATTGTTTTGACACCTGCTGCATCTAAACTATATGCTGATATATTCAACTTTTTGATACAAGTGAAGCTTGCCATTTTCTCATTGACTGATGTATGGCGCTCATTAAAG GATTTGGTGCATACAACTGAGAAGGATCTGAATTCTGAACTACACCATGATGAGACACAACATCTTAATATATTGACAATGATGAG GCATCAGATCAACCATTTTGTATCTACTTTGCAGCAGTATGTAGAATCACAATTATCTCGTGTGTCATGGTGCAAGTTGCTTCATTCCCTTCAGCATAAG GTGAAAGATATGATGGATCTTGAGTCAGTGCATATGGAATATCTTGCTGATTCATTATGCAT ATGTTTCCTCTCTGATGATACAAGGGCAGTAGGCGGCATTATTGAAAGCATTTTGCAATGTGCTCTTGATTTCCGATCTTGTCTTACAGTTGGTGTTTGGAGGACTGGAAGCAGTTGGGAAAATTTATCGGGCAAACTTTCCAAAATCAATATACCTCAG AAAATG